The following are from one region of the Segatella oris genome:
- the yfcE gene encoding phosphodiesterase: MKYLLVSDIHGSLPALEKMLDFYHQQHCDMMCIMGDILNYGPRNGLPEGLNPKAIAEKLNAIADEIVAVRGNCDSEVDQMLLSFPILQDYMLLVDEGKKLLLTHGHIYNKVNRPKGSFDAIIYGHTHLWELERTENTVICNTGSVTFPKGGNPPTLGIYENGTIKIFHLNGNLLKEISL, from the coding sequence ATGAAATATCTATTGGTATCCGACATTCACGGTTCACTGCCGGCATTAGAGAAAATGCTTGATTTCTATCATCAACAACATTGCGACATGATGTGCATCATGGGCGACATATTGAACTATGGCCCACGAAACGGACTGCCGGAGGGCCTGAACCCCAAGGCCATTGCTGAAAAACTGAATGCCATTGCCGATGAGATTGTGGCCGTAAGAGGTAACTGTGACTCTGAAGTCGACCAGATGTTGCTCTCCTTTCCTATCCTGCAAGACTACATGCTTCTGGTAGATGAGGGTAAGAAACTATTGCTTACGCATGGTCATATATATAATAAGGTGAACCGCCCCAAAGGTAGTTTTGATGCAATCATCTATGGACACACCCATCTTTGGGAGCTTGAGAGGACAGAAAACACCGTTATTTGCAACACAGGGTCGGTCACATTTCCTAAAGGAGGCAATCCTCCGACGCTTGGAATATACGAAAATGGAACCATAAAAATATTCCATCTCAATGGCAATCTCTTGAAAGAAATCAGCCTTTAA